GCCGCCAATTTTAAAATAAGCAAGGGGTAAAGCAATAAAAAGCAGTCCCACCATTAATATGATCCACTGAATAGTATCGGTATAAATAACAGCCTTTAAGCCACCAAGCACAGTATAAACAATGGCAATGCCTCCCATCACAAAAAGTGCATTTTGTATGGAAATAACCGGAAAAGTAGATGATGCCAATTTAGCCCCTGCCAATATCTGAGAACTTGTAAATCCCAGGTATCCAATGGCCGAAATTACACCTGCAAACAGAGCTACTCGTTTATCATACACATGTTCCAGAAACTGAGGAAAAGAGAAAAAACCTTTTTTACGAGCCAGACCTGCCACTTTGGGAATTAAAAACACACCGCTTAACCAGGCTCCCAGCAATCCGGTAAAAAGCAACCAACTTCCCGACAAGCCCATTGTAAAACCAAGTCCTCCCAAACCGATGGAGAAACCGCCACCAACATCAGTAGCTACAACCGACAAACCAATGTGCAAACTGGTCAGACTCCTTCCTCCTACGTAATAATCATCGGTGCTTTTATTTTTTTTCATAAAATAAAAGCCAACACCCAACATGGCAACTAAATAAATGCCAAAAATAGTTCCGTCAATCCAACTCATTCTCCAATTTCAACATTTAATTCAATCAGAGATGACCTTTCCTGATGTCTTACCAGGCCTTTATTCAGCAAGGAATATATTGTTTCCTGCCCTTTGGTGGTAGGCAGTTTCAGGTTTTTAATAATTTCTCCGTATATACACTTCCCTTTCCGATCTAAATACAATAACACTTCCTTTTCCAAAGAATCTTTTATATCATGAATATCAATCTTATCTTTTTGATCCATAACTTTTACCTCTTCGAAAGTTCGTTTGTTAGCTCAACATAACGCTCACAATTTTTCCATCCTCTCATTCCCCTTATGCAGAACACATTCCTAAAAATAGGAAGGGGGGTTTCGTTAACTACTTTTTTGCCCTGAAAAATCTCACAATCGTTGGCAAACCTACATTTATCCTTTAAGCTCATCCTAAATATTTTTATAATAAACGTTCATACTTTCTATACCTCCTGAAATTTGCGTATTCTTAATCAATGTGCCGGAATAAATGTAATTTCTGCGAATGAAAGTCTTGTTCATTCCAACCGACTTTAGCCGGGCAATGGTATACAAGGTTTTAATTCCCTGGGCTTTCATTTCATTTTCCATTGCATTTAAAAGCAATACCGACAAATTTTTCCCCTGATATGCAGGAAGTGTTGCAAAATCAGTCATCTCAGCATTCTGGCTTTCTTTATCGACTTCGGCCGATGCCAAAGCAATTAACTTTCCTTTTGCCTTTATTCCGAAATACTGAACATTGTTCTCCATAGTTTCCAATATGTAATCCGGATCGTGAATAGGGAAAGGATAACTTGCAAAAACTTTACGATAAATGGCTGCAATCAAATCCAGATCCTCCTTTGTCAGCCTTGAAAGTTCAACAGAACTATCCTTTCTGATATCACCGAATTTTAGCACCTTCGTTTTTTTCAACAAGGCACTAAGCTCAATCAAACTATCCGTTTCAATATCGAGTAACCTGTCTGAATTTAAAAATTTCGACATAAAAAAAGCGGCTTGGTCTCCTTTATAAAAACCCGGAATTTGAGCTTCAACAAAAAAGCCATTTGCTAAAAACTGAGGCGCATACTGCTGTGGAATCTTGCAAAATATTTTGGAGTAATTGTTTGCACGCGCCAATGAATTTATCTGTTCAATAATTTCAGAACCATCTCTTTTGTCGAGTTTCATAAGGTACACCCGCTTGTTCAACTCTCCATGCTGAACTATCGTTCCAAAACCTATTTTCTCAATTCTATCCTGCATTTTCATCCCTTCTCGAAATACGTTCATTGTCTTCAGGAATCAATGAGATCGAATCATTCTTATTCGACAAAAGTCGCTCAATACCAATTGCTTCCGATTCATCAATCTCTCCCAGTTTTAAATCAAGGTTGCACTGTTCACACTCGCGATCACACATCTTCTGTTCATAACTGTCCGGCTCTTTGTAAGTTGTAATTACACCTTCGTAATTTCGCAAAACAACTTTATTGGTCGACCACGAAATAATATAATTGGGCATTACCGGAATTTTGCCGCCACCACCCGGTGCATCAATAACATAAGTTGGGCGCGCAAAACCACTGGTGTGTCCCACCAGACTTTCCATAATTTCGATTCCTTTCCCAATTGGAGTTCTAAAATGCGACAATCCTTCCGACAAATCGCACTGATACAAATAATAGGGACGCACCCGGTTTTGAACCAGTTTGTGCAACAAGGATTTCATTATTCGCGGACAATCGTTTACATCTGCCAACAAAACCGATTGGTTTCCCAGCGGAAAGCCACCATCAGCTAACTTTGCCAATGCTTCTTTGGCCGAACTTGTTATTTCGTTTGGATGATTAAAATGCGTATTAATCCACAAAGGCTGGTATTTTTTTAATACCGCAACCAATTCATCGGTTATCCGATACGGCAACACAACCGGCATGCGTGTTCCAATCCGAATAATTTCGACATGTGGAATTTTACTAATTTCTGAAAGTAACCAGTCAATTTTAGAGTCGGGCAACATGAGTGGATCTCCACCGGAAAGCAAAACATCGCGAACCTGTGGGTTCTCCTGAATATATTTAATCCCTTTTTGAAGTTGCTCCTTTGAAGGGACAAAATCAATGTCGCCCACTTTTCGTTTGCGTGTACAGTGGCGACAATACATA
The sequence above is a segment of the uncultured Draconibacterium sp. genome. Coding sequences within it:
- the ablB gene encoding putative beta-lysine N-acetyltransferase; protein product: MQDRIEKIGFGTIVQHGELNKRVYLMKLDKRDGSEIIEQINSLARANNYSKIFCKIPQQYAPQFLANGFFVEAQIPGFYKGDQAAFFMSKFLNSDRLLDIETDSLIELSALLKKTKVLKFGDIRKDSSVELSRLTKEDLDLIAAIYRKVFASYPFPIHDPDYILETMENNVQYFGIKAKGKLIALASAEVDKESQNAEMTDFATLPAYQGKNLSVLLLNAMENEMKAQGIKTLYTIARLKSVGMNKTFIRRNYIYSGTLIKNTQISGGIESMNVYYKNI
- the ablA gene encoding lysine 2,3-aminomutase; translated protein: MIYNNTQQNIANRIEDQPKISNWKDWKWQLKHSIRSVDKFEELTGVQFTQNEKLELFETFEKFPLSITPYYLSLIDKKNFRNDPVFKQAFGGIEELTTLKSELEDPLSEDSDSPVEGITHRYPDRVLFHVSNICSMYCRHCTRKRKVGDIDFVPSKEQLQKGIKYIQENPQVRDVLLSGGDPLMLPDSKIDWLLSEISKIPHVEIIRIGTRMPVVLPYRITDELVAVLKKYQPLWINTHFNHPNEITSSAKEALAKLADGGFPLGNQSVLLADVNDCPRIMKSLLHKLVQNRVRPYYLYQCDLSEGLSHFRTPIGKGIEIMESLVGHTSGFARPTYVIDAPGGGGKIPVMPNYIISWSTNKVVLRNYEGVITTYKEPDSYEQKMCDRECEQCNLDLKLGEIDESEAIGIERLLSNKNDSISLIPEDNERISRRDENAG